From the genome of Varibaculum prostatecancerukia, one region includes:
- the tet(O) gene encoding tetracycline resistance ribosomal protection protein Tet(O), producing MKIINLGILAHVDAGKTTLTESLLYTSGAIAEPGSVDKGTTRTDTMNLERQRGITIQTAVTSFQWEDVKVNIIDTPGHMDFLAEVYRSLSVLDGAVLLVSAKDGIQAQTRILFHALQTMKIPTIFFINKIDQEGIDLPMVYQEMKAKLSSEIIVKQKVGQHPHINVTDNDDMEQWDAVIMGNDELLEKYMSGKPFKMSELEQEENRRFQNGTLFPVYHGSAKNNLGIRQLIEVIASKFYSSTPEGQSELCGQVFKIEYSEKRRRFVYVRIYSGTLHLRDVIKISEKEKIKITEMCVPTNGELYSSDTACSGDIVILPNDVLQLNSILGNEMLLPQRKFIENPLPMLQTTIAVKKSEQREILLGALTEISDGDPLLKYYVDTTTHEIILSFLGNVQMEVICAILEEKYHVEAEIKEPTVIYMERPLRKAEYTIHIEVPPNPFWASVGLSIEPLPIGSGVQYESRVSLGYLNQSFQNAVMEGVLYGCEQGLYGWKVTDCKICFEYGLYYSPVSTPADFRLLSPIVLEQALKKAGTELLEPYLHFEIYAPQEYLSRAYHDAPRYCADIVSTQVKNDEVILKGEIPARCIQEYRNDLTYFTNGQGVCLTELKGYQPAIGKFICQPRRPNSRIDKVRHMFHKLA from the coding sequence ATGAAAATAATTAACTTAGGCATTCTGGCTCACGTTGACGCAGGAAAGACAACATTAACGGAGAGTTTATTGTATACCAGTGGTGCAATTGCAGAACCAGGGAGCGTAGATAAAGGCACAACAAGGACAGATACAATGAATTTGGAGCGTCAAAGGGGAATCACTATCCAGACAGCAGTGACATCTTTTCAGTGGGAGGATGTAAAAGTCAACATTATAGATACGCCAGGCCATATGGATTTTTTGGCGGAAGTATACCGTTCTTTATCCGTATTAGACGGAGCAGTATTATTAGTTTCTGCAAAGGATGGCATACAGGCACAGACCCGTATACTGTTTCATGCACTACAGACAATGAAGATTCCGACAATTTTTTTCATCAATAAAATTGACCAAGAGGGGATTGATTTGCCAATGGTATATCAAGAAATGAAAGCAAAGCTTTCTTCGGAAATTATAGTGAAGCAAAAGGTTGGGCAGCATCCCCATATAAATGTAACGGACAATGACGATATGGAACAGTGGGATGCGGTAATTATGGGAAACGATGAACTATTAGAGAAATATATGTCAGGGAAACCGTTTAAAATGTCAGAACTGGAACAGGAAGAAAACAGGAGATTCCAAAACGGAACGTTATTTCCCGTTTATCACGGAAGTGCTAAAAACAATCTGGGGATTCGGCAGCTTATAGAAGTGATTGCCAGTAAGTTTTATTCATCAACGCCTGAAGGTCAATCTGAACTATGCGGGCAGGTTTTTAAGATTGAATATTCAGAGAAAAGGCGGCGTTTTGTTTATGTGCGTATATATAGCGGAACATTGCATTTGAGGGATGTTATTAAAATATCTGAAAAAGAGAAAATAAAAATCACAGAGATGTGTGTTCCGACAAACGGTGAATTATATTCATCCGATACAGCCTGCTCTGGTGATATTGTAATTTTACCAAATGATGTTTTGCAGCTAAACAGTATTTTGGGGAACGAAATGCTGTTGCCGCAGAGAAAATTTATTGAAAATCCTCTCCCTATGCTCCAAACAACGATTGCAGTAAAGAAATCTGAACAGCGGGAAATATTGCTTGGGGCACTTACAGAAATTTCAGATGGCGACCCTCTTTTAAAATATTATGTGGATACTACAACGCATGAGATTATACTTTCTTTTTTGGGGAATGTGCAGATGGAAGTCATTTGTGCCATCCTTGAGGAAAAATACCATGTGGAGGCAGAAATAAAAGAGCCTACTGTTATATATATGGAAAGACCGCTTAGAAAAGCAGAATATACCATCCACATAGAAGTCCCGCCAAATCCTTTCTGGGCTTCTGTCGGGTTGTCCATAGAGCCGCTCCCTATTGGAAGCGGAGTGCAGTATGAAAGCAGAGTTTCACTTGGATATTTAAACCAATCGTTCCAAAATGCGGTTATGGAGGGGGTTCTTTATGGCTGCGAGCAGGGGCTGTATGGATGGAAAGTGACAGACTGTAAAATCTGTTTTGAATATGGATTGTATTATAGTCCTGTAAGTACCCCCGCAGACTTTCGGCTGCTTTCCCCTATCGTATTGGAGCAGGCTTTAAAAAAAGCAGGGACAGAACTATTAGAGCCATATCTCCACTTTGAAATTTATGCACCGCAGGAATATCTCTCACGGGCGTATCATGATGCCCCAAGGTATTGTGCAGATATTGTAAGTACTCAGGTAAAGAATGACGAGGTCATTCTGAAAGGAGAAATCCCTGCCAGATGTATTCAAGAATACAGGAACGATTTAACTTATTTCACAAATGGGCAGGGAGTCTGCTTGACAGAGTTAAAAGGATACCAGCCAGCTATTGGTAAATTTATTTGCCAACCCCGCCGCCCGAATAGCCGTATAGATAAGGTTCGGCATATGTTCCACAAGTTAGCTTAA
- a CDS encoding TnpV protein gives MAKTIFEEMGGKYERQGDYLIPCLTVPAEEEQPIGIWGQRHLDYLKHHCKVTYTNLLTSGRLNAYLADIDRQAQERFERLIEGMKQAQGITEQLKAENALEWTGCLNNIRACAREIVEKEIIFA, from the coding sequence ATGGCAAAGACAATTTTTGAGGAAATGGGCGGCAAATACGAAAGGCAAGGCGATTATTTAATACCGTGCTTAACTGTACCCGCCGAAGAAGAACAGCCGATAGGCATCTGGGGACAGCGGCATTTGGATTATCTGAAGCATCACTGCAAAGTTACATACACCAATCTTCTTACAAGCGGCAGACTTAACGCTTACCTTGCCGACATTGACAGACAGGCACAGGAACGCTTTGAAAGGCTCATAGAGGGTATGAAACAGGCACAGGGCATAACGGAACAGCTAAAGGCAGAAAACGCCTTGGAATGGACAGGATGCCTCAATAACATAAGGGCTTGTGCGAGGGAGATTGTGGAAAAGGAAATTATTTTTGCATAA
- a CDS encoding DNA cytosine methyltransferase, protein MRQTLRLGSLFDGSGGFPLAATKVGIEPVWASEIEPFPILVTTTRLPQMQHLGDICDISGSQLEPVDVVTFGSPCQDLSVAGKRAGLAGERSGLFHQVVRLIKEMRKASSGRYPRFAVWENVPGAFSSNKGNDFHQVLRELISVTDEQAAANLPRVQKWQKAGAIVADQWSIAWRVLHAQFFGVPQRRKRIFLVADFASGRAGHILFEPSCSSRNVGRILRTFKIKKNVEVTDNGKDNF, encoded by the coding sequence GTGAGACAAACTTTAAGGCTTGGCTCGCTTTTTGATGGCTCAGGTGGTTTCCCACTAGCGGCAACCAAGGTTGGTATCGAACCTGTGTGGGCGAGCGAGATTGAGCCCTTCCCGATCCTGGTCACCACCACGCGTTTGCCACAAATGCAACACCTGGGCGACATCTGCGATATTAGTGGCAGTCAGCTAGAGCCGGTGGATGTGGTCACGTTTGGTTCTCCTTGCCAAGACCTGTCGGTGGCAGGTAAAAGGGCGGGTTTAGCTGGCGAGCGTTCGGGTTTGTTTCATCAAGTGGTGCGCCTTATTAAGGAAATGAGAAAGGCAAGTAGTGGACGGTATCCAAGATTCGCTGTTTGGGAAAACGTGCCCGGAGCTTTCTCCTCCAACAAAGGCAATGATTTCCATCAAGTCCTACGCGAACTCATCAGCGTCACGGACGAACAAGCAGCAGCTAACCTACCTCGAGTACAAAAGTGGCAAAAAGCTGGAGCGATCGTGGCAGACCAATGGAGTATTGCGTGGCGAGTATTGCACGCGCAATTTTTCGGAGTACCCCAACGACGCAAACGGATCTTCCTTGTCGCAGATTTTGCAAGCGGGCGTGCCGGACACATACTCTTTGAGCCCTCGTGCAGCTCAAGGAATGTAGGACGGATTTTGCGGACATTCAAAATAAAAAAGAATGTGGAGGTAACAGACAATGGCAAAGACAATTTTTGA
- a CDS encoding site-specific DNA-methyltransferase, whose translation MRIKQIAISDLTPADYNPRKDLQPGDADYDKLKRSLSEFGYVEPVIWNKTTGNIVGGHQRLKVLADLGYKTVDCVVVELDETREKALNVALNKISGDWDNSKLALLIADLDASDFDAELTGFDDAEIAQLIGSLDEGEVEDDDFDLTAALEAAAFVERGDIWTLGRHRLVCGDATSQTDVEALMDGKRANLVLTDPPYNVAFESGSGLSIKNDKMDGNKFYDFLLAAFSSMVGVCEKGASAYVFHADTEGLNFRRAFQDAGFYLSGCCIWVKDSLVLGRSPYQWQHEPVLYGWVKTGKHRWYADRKQTTIWNFTKPRRNTDHPTSKPLDLLAYPIGNSTQANAIVLDTFAGSGSTLMACEATDRIAYCMELDEKYASVILRRYAQATGDAAGITCERGGKQYAYLDLVKEVERPKEKG comes from the coding sequence ATGCGCATCAAGCAAATAGCCATAAGTGATCTCACCCCAGCTGACTACAACCCCCGCAAAGACCTACAACCTGGGGACGCGGACTACGACAAACTCAAACGCTCGCTAAGTGAGTTTGGGTATGTGGAGCCAGTCATCTGGAACAAAACCACCGGAAATATTGTAGGTGGGCATCAGCGTCTGAAAGTACTGGCTGATCTGGGCTATAAAACCGTGGACTGCGTGGTCGTCGAACTCGACGAAACCCGCGAAAAAGCGCTCAACGTTGCTCTAAACAAGATCAGTGGCGATTGGGATAATTCCAAACTCGCCCTACTCATAGCCGACCTGGATGCTTCCGATTTCGATGCTGAACTGACCGGTTTTGACGACGCCGAAATCGCGCAGCTTATCGGCTCATTGGATGAGGGTGAGGTGGAGGATGATGATTTCGACCTCACCGCCGCACTCGAAGCGGCCGCTTTCGTTGAGCGCGGGGATATCTGGACGCTTGGCCGCCACCGACTGGTGTGCGGCGACGCCACCTCACAAACCGACGTTGAGGCTTTGATGGATGGGAAGCGCGCGAACCTTGTGCTCACGGACCCGCCATACAATGTCGCCTTTGAATCCGGCTCGGGCTTGTCGATCAAGAATGACAAGATGGATGGCAATAAGTTCTACGACTTCCTGCTCGCCGCGTTTTCGAGCATGGTCGGGGTTTGTGAGAAAGGTGCGAGCGCCTATGTTTTCCACGCCGACACCGAAGGTTTGAATTTCCGCCGCGCCTTCCAAGACGCAGGCTTCTATCTCTCCGGATGTTGCATCTGGGTCAAAGACTCCCTCGTCCTCGGACGCTCTCCCTACCAATGGCAACACGAACCCGTGCTCTACGGATGGGTCAAGACCGGTAAGCATCGCTGGTATGCGGATCGCAAGCAGACCACGATCTGGAACTTCACCAAGCCGCGCCGCAACACCGACCACCCAACCAGCAAGCCACTGGACTTGTTGGCGTATCCGATCGGAAACTCCACCCAGGCGAATGCGATCGTGCTCGACACCTTCGCAGGCTCAGGGTCCACGCTCATGGCGTGCGAGGCCACCGACCGCATCGCCTACTGCATGGAGCTCGACGAGAAATACGCCTCGGTGATCCTGCGCCGCTATGCCCAAGCAACCGGAGACGCAGCAGGGATCACGTGTGAGCGTGGTGGCAAGCAGTATGCCTACCTGGATCTGGTGAAAGAGGTTGAGCGTCCCAAGGAGAAAGGCTAA
- the metK gene encoding methionine adenosyltransferase encodes MTMVRSAEAVCIGHPDKLCDLIADQILDEILYADPNARVAVEVMATGRRIIVTGEISTNARVDLRDCVRTALTAAGYKPWRFLVYVWVRRQSNDINDGVTTSLEARHGDESAYCLQGAGDQGTVYGYACTDTPQRLPLPLVLAHEICKRLDDARKQGTITGILSDGKAQVSVRYNDAGKPQAVETVVVSVQHDKSKDFEVLRREITSMIIGPACSSYLPVDENTTILVNPSGRFVEGGPKADTGLTGRKLMVDTYGGLASHGGGAFCGKDASKVDRSGAYMARLIAKTVVDADLASQCQVAISYAIGKADPVAFSVDTLGTGQYTDQILTAAARDVFNLRPAAIIDQFGLRAPGYVRYSTYGHFGDYTRKWEDTWTTSRELVKAVKNHAHQANSHK; translated from the coding sequence ATGACTATGGTTCGCAGCGCTGAAGCAGTGTGTATCGGTCACCCCGATAAACTGTGCGATCTAATTGCTGATCAGATTCTCGACGAAATTCTCTACGCCGATCCCAACGCCCGCGTCGCGGTAGAGGTCATGGCTACTGGGCGACGCATTATTGTCACTGGTGAAATCAGCACTAATGCTCGTGTGGACTTGCGTGATTGCGTACGCACAGCACTTACTGCAGCTGGCTATAAGCCGTGGAGATTTTTGGTATACGTATGGGTGAGGCGTCAATCTAACGATATTAACGACGGCGTGACCACATCTTTAGAGGCTCGCCATGGCGATGAGTCCGCTTATTGTCTTCAGGGTGCTGGTGATCAAGGCACGGTCTACGGCTATGCCTGCACTGATACACCACAGCGCTTACCATTGCCTCTTGTTTTAGCCCACGAGATTTGTAAGCGGCTAGATGACGCGCGCAAGCAAGGAACCATCACTGGGATCCTTTCGGATGGTAAAGCACAAGTTTCGGTGCGCTACAACGACGCAGGAAAACCGCAAGCCGTAGAGACGGTGGTGGTTTCCGTCCAGCACGATAAATCCAAGGATTTCGAGGTGTTGCGCCGTGAAATCACCTCGATGATTATCGGTCCAGCTTGCTCTTCGTATCTTCCTGTCGATGAGAACACGACTATTTTGGTGAATCCTTCTGGGCGGTTCGTGGAGGGCGGCCCTAAAGCCGACACCGGACTCACCGGTAGGAAGTTGATGGTTGACACCTATGGCGGGCTGGCTTCTCATGGTGGTGGAGCTTTCTGTGGTAAAGATGCTTCTAAGGTTGACCGGTCGGGTGCTTATATGGCGCGGCTAATCGCGAAAACCGTGGTGGATGCGGATCTTGCATCCCAGTGCCAGGTGGCGATTAGTTACGCGATTGGCAAAGCCGACCCGGTTGCTTTCAGTGTGGACACGCTCGGCACCGGCCAATACACCGACCAGATTCTCACGGCTGCGGCTCGAGATGTGTTCAATCTTCGGCCAGCAGCAATCATCGACCAGTTTGGGCTGCGAGCACCCGGCTATGTGCGCTATTCGACGTATGGGCATTTCGGGGATTACACACGCAAGTGGGAAGACACCTGGACTACTAGCCGTGAGCTTGTCAAGGCGGTGAAAAACCATGCGCATCAAGCAAATAGCCATAAGTGA
- a CDS encoding P27 family phage terminase small subunit encodes MAKDGTNRGGRRVRAGAKPDPLNEKLAKGLPATRLEDPLATPFDFEGADVGAGAVLAGEVMPEPGEYLSEVQRDGKPLGADIVYRETWRWLDERGCTKFVSKRLIEAYAQAFARYVQCEQAISKFGLLGKHPTTGAAIASPFVAMSQSFGKQANVYWYEIFEIVRANCTSDYSGAAPGDEVMEQLLKARS; translated from the coding sequence GTGGCGAAAGATGGCACTAACCGTGGCGGCCGCCGCGTGAGGGCTGGCGCGAAACCCGACCCGCTCAATGAGAAACTCGCCAAGGGTCTGCCTGCTACTCGCCTGGAAGATCCGCTAGCGACCCCTTTCGATTTCGAGGGCGCAGATGTTGGCGCGGGCGCGGTGCTTGCTGGTGAGGTGATGCCTGAGCCTGGCGAGTATCTGTCGGAGGTTCAGCGCGATGGCAAACCCTTGGGCGCGGACATTGTGTATCGGGAGACGTGGCGCTGGCTTGATGAGCGCGGCTGCACGAAGTTTGTTTCTAAGCGTCTCATTGAGGCCTACGCCCAGGCTTTCGCCCGGTATGTGCAGTGCGAGCAGGCAATCTCCAAGTTCGGTTTGCTCGGCAAGCACCCGACCACGGGAGCTGCTATCGCTTCCCCGTTCGTTGCGATGAGCCAATCTTTTGGTAAGCAAGCAAACGTGTACTGGTATGAGATTTTTGAGATTGTGCGGGCGAACTGCACCAGTGACTATTCGGGTGCGGCCCCGGGTGATGAGGTTATGGAGCAGTTGTTGAAAGCACGCTCCTAG